The Pasteurella multocida genome contains a region encoding:
- a CDS encoding DMSO/selenate family reductase complex A subunit — protein MDKLLVNSRLTRRSLLQRTSIGAALAATNLSLPFKAVANEKKATSSSTENLQEKVVWSACTVNCGSRCPLRMHVKDNKIIYVETDNTGTDTYNVDHQVRACLRGRSMRRRVYNPDRLKYPMKRVGKRGEGKFKRISWDEALNEIATSLRKNIAQYGNESIYLNYGTGTLGGTMTKSWPPGSTMLARFMNCLGGYLNHYGDYSTAQIAVGLDYTYGGGWALGNGLADIENTKLVVLFGNNPAETRMSGGGLTYCIEQARQKSNAKMIIIDPRYTDTAAGREDEWIPIRPGTDAALVSALAYVMITEDLVDQAFLDTYCVGYDEKTLPEGAPKNGHYKAYILGEGDDGIVKTPEWAAKITGIPEQRIIKLAREIAGTKPAYISQGWGPQRRSNGELISRAIAMLPILTGNVGINGGNTGARESTYKVPFVRMPTLTNPVKASIPMFLWTDAIFRAHEMTALTDGIRGVEKLTAPIKVIWNYASNCLINQHSDINRTHETLQDETQCELIITIDNHMTSTAKYSDILLPDCTASEQMDFCTDAFVANMNYVIFADQVIPPSFECRNIYDMLTDLAEKMGVKQAFTEGRTQEEWLRHIYQQSRENLPELPTFEEFRQQGIFKKVDPNGFYVAYKAFREDPQANPLKTPSGKIEIYSERLAEIAKTWSLKDDEVIHPLPVHADSFEHYGDKLMEKYPLQMTGFHYKARTHSTYGNVDVIKAATPQEVWINPIDAQARDIKNGDMIRIFNDRGEVQIHAKVTPRIIPGVVALSEGAWYAPDSQGVDHSGCVNVLTTQRPSPLAKGNPQHSNLVQVAKV, from the coding sequence ATGGATAAATTGCTTGTCAATTCAAGATTGACCAGACGTTCTTTACTGCAAAGAACTTCAATTGGTGCAGCGCTCGCTGCGACCAATCTGTCATTACCTTTCAAAGCCGTCGCTAATGAAAAAAAAGCGACATCCTCATCAACAGAAAATCTGCAGGAAAAAGTGGTTTGGAGTGCTTGCACAGTGAACTGTGGTAGCCGTTGTCCACTGAGAATGCACGTGAAAGACAATAAAATTATCTATGTCGAAACTGACAACACGGGAACGGATACATATAACGTTGACCACCAAGTCAGAGCGTGTTTACGCGGACGTTCAATGCGCCGGCGTGTTTATAATCCAGACCGTTTGAAATACCCAATGAAGCGTGTGGGTAAACGCGGTGAAGGTAAGTTTAAGCGTATCAGTTGGGATGAAGCACTAAATGAGATTGCTACTTCACTACGTAAGAATATTGCGCAATATGGTAATGAATCGATTTATCTCAATTATGGTACAGGTACACTGGGCGGCACAATGACTAAGTCTTGGCCTCCGGGGTCAACTATGCTTGCCCGTTTTATGAACTGTTTAGGGGGTTATCTCAACCATTATGGTGATTACAGCACCGCACAAATTGCAGTCGGGTTGGATTATACCTATGGCGGTGGTTGGGCATTAGGAAATGGCTTAGCTGATATCGAAAATACGAAGTTGGTTGTCCTTTTTGGTAATAATCCAGCAGAAACACGCATGAGCGGTGGGGGATTGACGTATTGTATTGAACAAGCACGACAAAAATCGAATGCGAAAATGATCATTATTGATCCTCGTTATACTGATACCGCGGCTGGACGTGAGGATGAATGGATTCCAATTCGTCCAGGTACTGATGCCGCCTTAGTTTCGGCTTTAGCTTATGTGATGATTACAGAAGATTTAGTCGATCAAGCGTTCTTAGATACGTATTGTGTTGGCTATGATGAAAAAACCTTGCCTGAAGGCGCACCAAAAAATGGGCATTATAAAGCCTATATTTTGGGGGAAGGGGATGATGGAATTGTCAAAACACCGGAGTGGGCGGCGAAAATTACGGGAATTCCTGAACAACGTATTATTAAATTGGCTCGAGAAATTGCCGGAACGAAACCTGCTTATATTTCGCAAGGTTGGGGACCACAACGTCGCAGTAATGGCGAGCTGATTTCTCGTGCGATTGCTATGTTACCGATTCTGACCGGTAATGTGGGAATTAATGGGGGCAATACTGGAGCAAGGGAAAGCACTTATAAAGTCCCTTTTGTCCGTATGCCAACCTTAACAAACCCAGTGAAAGCCAGTATTCCGATGTTTTTATGGACAGATGCGATTTTTCGTGCGCACGAAATGACTGCATTAACGGATGGTATTCGTGGTGTGGAAAAACTCACTGCACCTATTAAAGTGATTTGGAATTATGCGAGTAACTGTTTGATTAACCAGCATTCCGACATCAATCGTACTCACGAAACTTTGCAAGATGAGACACAGTGTGAATTGATTATTACCATTGATAATCATATGACTTCAACCGCAAAATACAGTGATATTTTGTTACCAGATTGTACTGCGTCAGAGCAAATGGATTTTTGTACCGATGCCTTTGTCGCCAATATGAACTATGTGATCTTTGCAGATCAAGTGATCCCCCCTTCTTTTGAGTGCCGTAATATTTATGACATGTTAACGGATTTAGCCGAGAAAATGGGGGTTAAGCAAGCATTCACTGAAGGGCGCACACAAGAAGAATGGCTCCGTCATATTTATCAACAATCCCGAGAAAACTTGCCAGAATTGCCGACCTTTGAAGAATTCAGACAGCAAGGCATCTTTAAAAAAGTCGATCCAAATGGCTTTTATGTGGCTTATAAGGCTTTCCGTGAAGATCCGCAAGCGAATCCTCTCAAAACACCATCCGGTAAAATTGAGATTTACTCTGAGCGCTTAGCGGAAATCGCCAAAACGTGGTCGCTAAAAGACGATGAAGTGATTCACCCATTGCCTGTACATGCTGACAGTTTTGAACACTATGGCGATAAATTAATGGAAAAATATCCGTTACAAATGACAGGTTTTCATTATAAAGCGCGTACACATTCAACTTACGGTAACGTGGACGTGATTAAGGCGGCGACCCCGCAAGAAGTGTGGATTAATCCGATTGATGCACAAGCACGCGATATTAAAAATGGCGATATGATTCGTATCTTTAATGATCGTGGTGAAGTGCAGATTCATGCCAAAGTGACACCTCGTATTATCCCCGGTGTAGTCGCGTTAAGTGAGGGTGCTTGGTATGCACCAGACAGTCAAGGTGTGGATCATTCAGGTTGTGTGAACGTATTGACAACACAACGTCCATCGCCTCTCGCGAAGGGTAATCCACAGCATTCTAACTTAGTTCAAGTTGCGAAAGTGTAA
- the ubiA gene encoding 4-hydroxybenzoate octaprenyltransferase, with protein sequence MPISKQKWIAYAQLMRFDKPIGTLLLLWPTLWALFLSVKGMPDLSILSIFVLGVIFMRAAGCVINDYADRHIDGAVKRTSKRPLATGAATPEEAKWLFVLLVFCSFILVLFLNTYAIVLSFIAVFLAFIYPFMKRYTHLPQLFLGMAFGWSIPMAYGASIEALPLECWLLFFANLTWTVAYDTQYAMVDRDDDLRIGVKSTAILFAQYDNKIISLLQIVTLFFLGLIGYLSQLHTSYFVVLFLATLLFVYQCKLIKDRERESCFKAFLNNNYFGAMVFVAFLFGLFY encoded by the coding sequence ATGCCAATTTCTAAACAAAAATGGATTGCCTACGCACAGCTGATGCGATTTGATAAGCCAATTGGCACTTTACTCTTACTTTGGCCAACCCTTTGGGCATTATTTCTATCCGTCAAAGGCATGCCCGACTTGTCGATATTAAGTATTTTTGTCTTAGGCGTGATTTTTATGCGTGCCGCGGGTTGTGTGATTAATGATTATGCCGATCGTCATATTGATGGTGCCGTCAAACGCACCTCAAAACGACCGTTAGCAACGGGAGCCGCCACACCTGAAGAAGCAAAATGGCTGTTTGTATTACTGGTCTTCTGTTCATTCATATTAGTACTCTTTTTAAATACTTATGCTATCGTCTTGTCATTTATTGCTGTCTTTTTAGCCTTTATCTACCCCTTTATGAAACGCTACACCCATTTGCCACAACTGTTTTTAGGCATGGCATTTGGCTGGTCGATTCCCATGGCATATGGCGCCTCGATTGAAGCCTTACCGCTTGAATGCTGGCTGTTATTTTTCGCCAATTTAACGTGGACAGTCGCCTATGACACGCAATACGCCATGGTAGATCGCGATGATGATTTACGCATTGGGGTAAAATCCACCGCCATTTTATTTGCCCAATATGACAATAAAATCATCTCATTATTGCAAATCGTCACGTTATTTTTCTTAGGGCTAATTGGTTATCTTTCCCAGTTACATACCAGCTATTTTGTGGTGCTTTTCCTCGCCACTTTGTTATTTGTCTATCAATGCAAGCTCATCAAAGATCGTGAACGAGAATCCTGTTTCAAAGCCTTTTTAAATAACAACTACTTTGGCGCAATGGTATTTGTGGCGTTTCTCTTTGGTCTTTTTTATTAA
- the hslV gene encoding ATP-dependent protease subunit HslV, with protein MTTIVSVRRNGQVVVGGDGQVSLGNTVMKGNARKVRRLYNGKVLAGFAGGTADAFTLFELFERKLEMHQGHLLKSAVELAKDWRTDRALRKLEAMLIVADEKESLIITGIGDVVQPEADQILAIGSGGNFALSAARALVENTELSAREIVEKSLKIAGDICVYTNTHFTIEELPNS; from the coding sequence ATGACAACGATTGTAAGTGTTCGCCGTAATGGTCAAGTTGTGGTCGGCGGTGATGGTCAAGTTTCATTAGGCAACACCGTGATGAAAGGCAATGCGCGTAAAGTGCGTCGTTTATATAATGGCAAAGTGTTAGCGGGATTTGCTGGTGGTACGGCGGACGCGTTTACGTTATTTGAATTATTTGAACGTAAATTAGAAATGCATCAAGGGCATTTGTTGAAAAGTGCGGTGGAATTAGCTAAAGATTGGCGTACTGACCGTGCCTTACGTAAGTTAGAAGCGATGTTGATCGTGGCAGATGAAAAAGAAAGTTTAATTATTACGGGGATTGGTGATGTGGTGCAACCTGAAGCAGACCAGATTTTGGCGATTGGTTCAGGCGGTAATTTTGCGTTATCGGCAGCGCGTGCGTTAGTGGAAAATACAGAGTTATCTGCACGTGAGATTGTGGAAAAATCCTTAAAAATTGCAGGTGATATCTGCGTTTATACCAATACTCATTTTACCATTGAAGAATTACCTAATAGCTAG
- a CDS encoding MgtC/SapB family protein, with protein sequence MKMLTDLFDAFLASTHFAILAKMAMAMLLGGIIGLERELKRKAVGVKTCVIIAVTTCVLTIVSIQAAEHYAQVSENIRTDPMRLAAQVISGIGFLGAGVILRKSNDAISGLTTAAIIWAAAGIGIASGAGFFFDAIIATVMILIAVRLSPLVQSLVRRKNNIRKTKITIQLNTPNAIGKVTDILISNNYRLDSLSVKDLPNTDDVRLNMRCLITDKTMLQNVYLLLKNEPEVVSVDLDN encoded by the coding sequence ATGAAAATGTTAACAGATTTGTTCGATGCTTTTTTAGCCTCAACGCATTTTGCGATTTTAGCGAAAATGGCAATGGCAATGCTATTAGGCGGAATCATCGGCTTAGAGCGTGAATTAAAACGTAAAGCAGTAGGGGTGAAGACTTGCGTCATTATCGCGGTAACAACCTGTGTATTAACCATTGTGTCTATTCAAGCCGCTGAGCATTATGCTCAAGTGTCAGAAAATATCCGTACCGATCCCATGCGTTTAGCCGCGCAAGTGATTAGTGGGATTGGCTTTTTAGGTGCGGGGGTGATTTTACGTAAAAGTAATGATGCGATTTCAGGCTTAACGACGGCTGCGATTATTTGGGCGGCTGCAGGTATTGGTATTGCCAGTGGCGCAGGCTTTTTCTTTGATGCGATTATTGCGACCGTGATGATTTTAATTGCTGTTCGTTTAAGTCCTTTAGTGCAAAGTTTAGTCCGTCGTAAAAATAATATTCGTAAAACGAAGATTACCATTCAGCTCAATACACCGAATGCGATTGGTAAAGTCACAGATATTTTAATCAGCAATAATTACCGTCTGGATAGCTTAAGTGTGAAAGACTTACCCAATACGGATGATGTGCGTTTAAATATGCGCTGTTTGATTACAGACAAAACCATGCTCCAAAACGTGTACTTGCTGCTAAAAAATGAGCCGGAAGTGGTGAGTGTGGATTTAGATAATTAA
- a CDS encoding PTS transporter subunit EIIC: MFKQLQQIGKAFMLPIAILPAAGLLLGIGGALSNKATVQAYPVLDNPVLQGIFQIMSAAGSVVFANLALLLCIGLGIGLAKRDKGVAALAAVVGYLIMTGTINALISIFSPEVKGIDTGVIGSLVMGLLTVKLHNRYHNIQLPQILGFFGGSRFVPIVTAFAAIFVGFLFFLIWPTFQGWLVSAGEGIASMGAIGTFFYGFLMRLSGAVGLHHMIYPLFWYTELGGTEIVNGETIIGAQKIFFAQLADPNHQGLFTEGTRFFAGRFDTMMFGLPAACLAMYHCVPKARRGLIGGLFLGAALTSFITGITEPIEFMFLFVAPWLYVFHAFLDGVSFFIADFLNISIGNTFSGGFIDFLLFGILQGNENTNWILVVVVGVFWAMLYYFSFRFLITKFDVMTPGRAEEQEEVVESTNSSLTENAHHIIEALGKAENIEHVDACITRLRVNVKDVKAVDKARLKALGAIDVLEVGGGIQAIFGAKAVLYKSEVNQILGKED; the protein is encoded by the coding sequence ATGTTTAAGCAGCTTCAACAAATTGGTAAAGCGTTCATGTTACCAATTGCCATTCTACCTGCTGCAGGTTTGCTACTAGGGATTGGTGGTGCATTATCGAATAAAGCGACGGTACAGGCCTATCCTGTTTTAGATAACCCCGTGTTACAAGGCATTTTCCAAATTATGTCTGCCGCAGGCAGTGTGGTTTTTGCTAATCTGGCGTTATTACTTTGTATCGGTTTAGGCATTGGTCTGGCTAAACGTGATAAAGGGGTCGCTGCATTAGCGGCGGTAGTCGGTTATTTAATCATGACGGGCACCATTAATGCCTTAATCAGTATTTTTTCGCCAGAAGTGAAAGGGATTGATACGGGGGTGATTGGATCATTAGTGATGGGATTATTAACCGTGAAGTTACATAATCGTTACCATAATATCCAGTTACCCCAAATTCTAGGGTTCTTTGGTGGATCGCGATTTGTTCCTATTGTTACCGCGTTTGCGGCAATTTTTGTTGGTTTCCTCTTTTTCCTTATTTGGCCAACTTTCCAAGGTTGGCTAGTATCCGCGGGTGAGGGTATCGCCTCTATGGGCGCAATTGGGACGTTTTTTTACGGCTTTTTGATGCGTTTGAGTGGAGCGGTGGGATTACATCACATGATTTATCCGCTCTTTTGGTATACAGAGTTAGGGGGAACGGAAATTGTAAACGGTGAAACCATTATCGGGGCACAAAAAATCTTTTTTGCACAATTAGCTGATCCGAACCATCAAGGGTTATTCACTGAAGGGACTCGCTTCTTCGCGGGGCGTTTCGATACTATGATGTTTGGCTTACCCGCCGCCTGTTTGGCAATGTATCACTGTGTACCTAAAGCACGTCGTGGTTTGATTGGTGGTTTGTTTTTAGGGGCCGCCTTAACGTCGTTTATTACAGGCATCACAGAACCTATCGAATTTATGTTCTTATTTGTGGCACCTTGGTTGTATGTTTTCCATGCTTTCTTAGATGGTGTTTCATTCTTTATTGCCGATTTCTTGAATATTTCGATTGGTAATACTTTCTCGGGTGGCTTTATTGATTTCCTTTTATTTGGCATTTTACAGGGGAATGAAAACACAAACTGGATCCTCGTAGTCGTTGTCGGTGTGTTTTGGGCAATGTTATATTACTTTAGCTTCCGCTTTCTGATTACGAAATTTGATGTGATGACACCGGGCAGAGCTGAAGAACAGGAAGAAGTGGTTGAATCGACTAACTCTTCGTTAACTGAAAATGCACATCACATTATTGAGGCATTAGGCAAGGCTGAAAATATTGAACATGTGGATGCTTGTATTACGCGTTTACGTGTAAATGTCAAAGACGTGAAAGCAGTAGATAAAGCACGTTTAAAAGCATTAGGGGCAATTGATGTTCTTGAAGTTGGTGGAGGTATTCAAGCGATTTTTGGGGCAAAAGCGGTGTTATACAAAAGTGAAGTTAACCAAATTTTAGGTAAAGAAGATTAA